One Salvia miltiorrhiza cultivar Shanhuang (shh) chromosome 6, IMPLAD_Smil_shh, whole genome shotgun sequence genomic window, GTGGACGCGACACGTAGCAAAGGCGCCAGGCGGCTAAGTCAGTCGTTGGTGCGAGCTAGTCGCCAAATAATAGATACGAGGAGCTAGTGGCGGCGACCGCGCAGGTGGCGAGTGCACCCCGCTCTGGTGGTCAtaccaaaaaatcaaaatatgttTTACATAAAGTTGTTTGAATACaatatacatataattaaaaataaatgtttatggttaacacaaatatgcatatgtCTAGGATCTGCATGAATTTAATAATACATCTGAGCATTTTTTGAAAGCCCTAAATCGTCAAATTTTTAatcattaaatcatttaattttagcTTTATTAGTTAGTCATTGAATTATTTGgcttgataaatttataaatgggatgtattttttaatttcaatttttggtTATAAATGTGGATTGCGATAtattattactccatccgtctcaattcaataggccacatGGCTTGGATACGGAtgttaagaaataaataatttataatataataggAGAGATAAAGTAACTTTTTTTTAGGATATATTTGTCTAAAAAATAGGAGACAGAAATGAagatattatttattaaatgaaaGGAGAGCTAATTATGTGTGGCCACAATAatatttggtgtaaataatgagttatagagagatatttgttatgtattgacTTTTTATTTCAGGAAATGACCTATTGAATTAAGACATCCAAATAACAAAACATGACATATTGAATTAAGATGAGGGGTATATTATATTTCCTCCGTCCATGTTAAATGTGGTGTGGTGTGGTGTGGATGAGagaacacaaattttaagaaaatatggAGAGATGTGTATAAAATAGAGAAAGGGTCCACCGAGTTGATTTGTtaggtaattaataaatgaGTTGTGAGATATGTTTTGTAAATAGTGTGTATGAATGAGAAAAAGTATAAGGGTATGTCACAAAACAAGtatattaaaataacaaaaacaacaaaTTTGATATACAGTGAAATATGAGTCGAACACAGAAAAATATGAGGACATGCAATGGATTTGTACCGTCATTCTTAAACTTCTATTGGATCACATCTACTTATTTCGCCAACAGTAATGAAAACAAAAccatagtgtgtgtgtgttttggtcTAGCAGTAGGAGGTTAATGCTCAAGACTTGAAATTTCGAGTTCAAATCTTCGGTCGTGTGgtctttgaattttttttatttacttatacttcctccgtccacaaaaacccgtgccactcccacatatgaagttctttcgtggacggaagagtataatttatcaaaaaaaaaacatcatatTATCCTAACTCAATTTTCCCATTGagtttctttatatatatatgctcaCACACACTCATATTCACATTCATCCACATTAGATATCTCAAATCCTCAATCTACTAATTGAGGAGAAAATaacttattaattaaaatatgttcGGCCATGATTATAGTAACTCAAGTCTTCCCCTATTGTTTTCAGCAGTATGCCTAAATTCAAGTTATTGTGAAATGGAGGGTGACATAAGGGTTGAAGCCAAATCCTCAACAATAGTCATCGTAACACCTCTCGATAGCGTCTACTCATCCACCATTGAGCCTTATCCCCGACCCAAATCGCGCCGCGTCAAGAAATGGAGACTCACAACCCACCAACACAACGTCCCCAGATGCACCCAACATCACAACCATCCCGcaatcctcttctcaatttctgGATTCACAGGTAACCTCCACACAACTCAATTTTGGTTAATCCAAAAATCAATCCATTTCACCAATCGTTTCTTTGCTTAACTAAATAActgttttttttatcatatatatttttggcTTTTCCAAAATCTTGTTCCTTCATAATTTCAAATCTCTGATCTCCACATGTTTGTGTTTaattatacttcatccgtctcaaTTCAGTAAGCCGTTTGAGCATGAATGTTGAGAAACAAAtagtttaaaataaaataaaagaaaaaaaaaattataattcagCAATGTGTGTGGATTTTTTTTGCAGGATCAAAGACACAACGCGGAAATTACTTCCACGACTTCGCCGACGTGTTGTTTCCCTTATACATGACTTCCTCCAGATTCCAAGGAGAAGTCCACTTCCTCGCAACCGACTACAAGCCGCTGTGGATACGCCAATACACACACATTCTAAATAAGTTAACCAAACACAACATTTTAGACATCGACGCCCAGACATCACAAGTCCACTGCTACCACAACATGCAACTCGGCCTCACATTCTACAATGTGCTCATGAGCCCTCCGTCGTCGCCATTGTCGCCGCCTTCCCCATCGATGCACACATTCCGGCAGCTGCTGAGGGAAACCTACTCCCTCAAGAGGGAGAGCGCCACAATATTAAACGTGGCCAAGCCTCGGGCACGACCCGCTGACTATTTgggtaattttttaaattactatattttactccctctgtcccactttaagtgtcttgtttttcttttatggaaaaaattagtcacaaaaagtgaaaaatatttGGGACCCATATCACCTTTTTTAACTCTACACTACACCACTtgaagtgggacgaagggagtatttgtttacaaccttttatatataaaagtataattttatccgctcattttaaaaattctagttgtgtcCCCGCCTCGGCCCCGTCTCATGATCATAGACAGGAAGCAGTATAGGGTGATAAGGAACGCGGGGCAAGTCTCGAGCATGGCGGCGGGGATGGGGTTcgaggtggtggtggcggacGCGGGAAGGTCGACGGAGATGTGGAGAGTGGCGGAGGCGGTGAACTCGTGCGACGTGCTGGTGGGGGTGCACGGGGCGGGGCTGACGAACATGGTGTTCTTGCCGGATAAGGCGGTTGTGATTCAAATTCTCCCGTTTGGAGACGTGGAGTGGTATGCGGCGACTGATTTCGGGAACCCCGCGCCTGGCATGAACTTGAGGTATATGGAGTATAAGATTAGTCGGAGTGAGAGCTCTCTCACCGGAGATTATCCCACCGATCATCATGTTCTCACCAACCCCGAATCCTATAGGGGTACGCCTGATTTCTGGACCATTTATATGATAGGACAAAATGTGACGCTTGATTTAACTAGGTTTAAAGGAACTTTAGTTAAGGCGCTCGAGTTATTGAGACCTTCACCTTGACCGACTTTCCAACCATGTGTATGTGTTCATCATATTATCTGCTTTTTTATGTGTAATAGGCTTCCTACACCACAATTAATACATAGTTTTATGTAATATCACCATGAATTCTTGAGTTgaaagaaaagaacaaaaaaaaaatatcttaattAGGTCTCATTTGGTACACTATGGAGAATTTGGTTAAGGCGAGAAATGATAGGATATTCAAAAATATAACACTAAATATTGGAAGGATTGTGAAAAGTATCAAGTATTAATTGTTCATGGAAATGGATGaactcacattattcatcttttTTTATGCCTCTATTCGTGATTGGAGCACGACCCTAATGACTGTATTCCTACAAATCTTTAATTGTTCTTTTGTTttgtcacttttttttttagtttggcACTTACATTCAAACAGTATCGTCACTTATATTTTAGCAGTACCTCTCGTACTTTGAATGAGATTaccatttttatttaaaaaaaattattaacccGCTAATATAAAACAGTGATAAATAGACTAATCTCATATAATTAGGATTTTGCATTCATAAATCATAATAATTTAAGGAAACAAGAAATGGAAGCGGAATCAGATTATGGTTTAGAAGTTCAAAAAAGGCCAATGTTTTAGATCCAAAAATTAGAGATTAAAACTAGGGGCGGTAATCGGTCCGGTTCGATTATAACCAAACCGATTTTCTaattaactgaaactgattatgAAAACACTAACTGAAAATCGAACCGAATTTAGTTCGAtcaaccgattaaccggtccggttaATTGGGTCGGTTAATcgattaaccgaattaaccgattaAAACACGGCAGGTGGCTGATCAGAATTTTCAAAGTTGACAAATTGTTATTACATCAGTTCCTCGACACAGAACACTAGCTAGATCAAAACGACACCCATCCACATGATACTCAGTGACCCTACAGTTAGAATGTTGATTGCAAGTGTGAAAA contains:
- the LOC130990313 gene encoding alpha-1,3-arabinosyltransferase XAT3-like: MEGDIRVEAKSSTIVIVTPLDSVYSSTIEPYPRPKSRRVKKWRLTTHQHNVPRCTQHHNHPAILFSISGFTGSKTQRGNYFHDFADVLFPLYMTSSRFQGEVHFLATDYKPLWIRQYTHILNKLTKHNILDIDAQTSQVHCYHNMQLGLTFYNVLMSPPSSPLSPPSPSMHTFRQLLRETYSLKRESATILNVAKPRARPADYLVVSPPRPRLMIIDRKQYRVIRNAGQVSSMAAGMGFEVVVADAGRSTEMWRVAEAVNSCDVLVGVHGAGLTNMVFLPDKAVVIQILPFGDVEWYAATDFGNPAPGMNLRYMEYKISRSESSLTGDYPTDHHVLTNPESYRGTPDFWTIYMIGQNVTLDLTRFKGTLVKALELLRPSP